The following proteins are co-located in the Paludibaculum fermentans genome:
- a CDS encoding tetratricopeptide repeat protein: MHWATCLILLSAAVFAQEPAPKTLLQQASEAYRDATSLCDAGRFLEAEPVFQRALAAHRLLAEGNQSYIMAELHNLGVIARKRGDFVQSLDLLNQSLAISRKQNAIRASANTLIELANTYRAMDKPYDADPLVREAITLSEQIVPPDYQVYATACNTYGALHIRLQDVEGATRWFQRALDAARKLPSTQPELEASVMANLATSEFAGGHNDQSLELFRQAIAMQEKYLGPSHPKLAETLTSYSSVLRRLRFKQEAAKANRRAVQIRNSLVAPKPYIQ; encoded by the coding sequence ATGCACTGGGCAACTTGTCTCATCCTCCTCTCCGCGGCCGTCTTCGCTCAGGAGCCGGCTCCCAAAACACTTCTCCAGCAGGCCTCCGAGGCTTATAGGGATGCCACCAGCCTGTGCGACGCGGGACGATTCCTGGAAGCGGAACCGGTCTTCCAGCGCGCCTTGGCCGCGCATCGCTTGCTGGCGGAGGGCAACCAGAGCTACATCATGGCCGAACTGCACAACCTGGGAGTGATTGCGCGTAAGCGAGGTGACTTCGTCCAATCGCTGGATCTGCTCAACCAAAGCTTAGCCATCAGCAGGAAGCAGAACGCAATACGCGCCAGCGCCAACACCCTCATCGAATTGGCCAATACCTATCGGGCAATGGATAAGCCATACGACGCCGACCCTTTGGTACGCGAAGCCATTACCTTGAGTGAGCAGATTGTCCCGCCGGACTACCAGGTGTACGCCACCGCCTGCAACACTTACGGAGCGCTGCACATACGGCTGCAGGATGTGGAGGGCGCCACCCGCTGGTTCCAACGAGCCCTGGACGCCGCGCGGAAGCTGCCCTCGACCCAGCCCGAACTGGAAGCGTCCGTCATGGCCAATCTGGCGACGTCGGAGTTCGCCGGCGGGCACAATGATCAGTCACTGGAGCTGTTCCGCCAAGCAATCGCCATGCAGGAGAAATACCTGGGCCCCAGCCACCCCAAGCTGGCGGAAACACTGACGTCCTATTCCTCCGTCCTGCGGCGCCTGCGCTTCAAGCAGGAAGCGGCCAAAGCGAACCGGCGGGCGGTGCAGATTCGAAACTCGCTGGTTGCCCCGAAGCCTTACATCCAATGA
- a CDS encoding SPFH domain-containing protein has protein sequence MFKEKVVSARSGVPALLLALAFLVIPIAGIVLSVRGSHGMEKPVGAILAWVVIWVVDLICLAGFFSVQPNQRVVLTLFGNYVGTVSDAGLKFANPFYSKKPISCRVRNFETSKLKVNDQDGNPIEIAAVVVWKVVDTAEASFQVDNYENYVHVQSEAAVRNLATAFPYDSHEEHTVSLRGHTAEVAGRLKTEIHDRLAVAGVEVIEARLSYLSYAQEIAAAMLRRQQASAVIAARQKIVEGAVGMVEMALDALATKNVVQLDGEQRAAMVQNLLVVLCSEAAAQPVLNTGTLSH, from the coding sequence ATGTTTAAAGAGAAAGTAGTTTCAGCCAGATCCGGCGTTCCGGCGCTGTTGCTTGCCTTGGCGTTCCTGGTCATTCCGATTGCCGGAATCGTACTCTCCGTTCGAGGGTCGCATGGGATGGAGAAGCCGGTTGGCGCAATCCTCGCGTGGGTGGTGATCTGGGTGGTAGACCTCATCTGCCTGGCGGGGTTCTTCAGTGTGCAGCCCAACCAGCGTGTAGTCCTCACATTGTTCGGCAACTATGTGGGTACGGTGTCGGACGCGGGCCTGAAGTTCGCCAACCCCTTCTACTCGAAGAAGCCCATCTCCTGCCGTGTGAGGAACTTCGAGACGTCCAAGCTGAAAGTGAACGATCAGGATGGCAATCCGATCGAGATTGCGGCCGTGGTGGTCTGGAAAGTGGTGGACACCGCCGAGGCGAGCTTCCAGGTCGACAACTATGAGAACTACGTCCACGTGCAGAGCGAAGCAGCTGTGCGCAACCTGGCCACGGCCTTCCCCTACGATTCGCACGAAGAACACACGGTGTCCCTGCGAGGGCACACGGCGGAAGTGGCGGGCCGCCTGAAGACGGAGATCCACGACCGGCTAGCCGTAGCCGGAGTGGAGGTGATCGAGGCCCGGTTGTCCTATCTCTCCTACGCCCAGGAGATCGCCGCCGCGATGCTGAGGCGCCAGCAGGCCTCCGCGGTCATTGCTGCCCGGCAGAAAATCGTGGAAGGCGCGGTGGGCATGGTCGAAATGGCGCTGGACGCGCTGGCGACCAAGAACGTGGTGCAACTGGACGGGGAGCAGCGGGCGGCCATGGTGCAGAACCTGCTGGTGGTCCTCTGTTCCGAGGCGGCGGCTCAGCCTGTGTTGAACACAGGCACGCTGAGCCACTGA
- a CDS encoding nitric-oxide reductase large subunit, with product MKRLWIAFGAVLVLSFSVLGWIGTRIYQEAPPIPARVVTTEGQAVFGQGDIPAGQNVWQSMGGMEVGSVWGHGSYVAPDWTADWLHRELMFVLNEWAQTQCSKSYGELSAEQQAGLRGRLEEMYRKNTFDPATETIVVDPIRARAIQANVAYYTALFASGQTAYAIPKGAVSDPERARKMAAFFWWSSWSASTNRKNDNITYTHNWPHEPLVGNRPTGESVMWTGVSILMLLAGICAMVWWYASQKEEPMGETPRTDPLAGWRSTLSQVATLKYFWVVAALILVQMIMGMITAHYGVEGDGFYGIPLSKWLPYSVSRTWHVQVGIFWIATAWLAAGLYIGPLVSGVEPKYQRLGVNVLFGALLVIVAGSLAGEWMSVQNRLTDAQSFLWGHQGYEYVDLGRGWQILLFAGLLIWLTLVVRSVWPALKVAGDQRHLLSLFLVSSAAIGLFYGAGLTWGQHTNLSIVEYWRWWVVHLWVEGFFEVFATTIIAFFFTRLGLVRPGLAARSALLSATIYLAGGIIGTCHHLYFSGTPTVAIAWGSVFSALEVVPLVLVAYAALDDLRRGRATEWALRYKWPVYYFVAVAFWNMVGAGLFGFMINPPIALYYMQGLNTTPLHGHAALFGVYGMLGIGLMLVCLRAMGQEGEWNERWMKFAFWSMNCGLFAMCVGSLLPVGLMQTWASVDHGYWYARSQEFLQTPTMQTLRWLRAPGDTLFALGAAALVVFVLKTRAKSPAA from the coding sequence ATGAAGAGGCTGTGGATAGCATTCGGCGCGGTGCTGGTGCTCTCGTTTTCGGTATTGGGGTGGATTGGGACAAGGATCTACCAGGAAGCTCCGCCGATTCCGGCGCGAGTTGTAACGACGGAGGGGCAGGCCGTGTTTGGCCAGGGAGATATCCCGGCCGGCCAGAATGTCTGGCAGTCGATGGGCGGCATGGAGGTCGGTTCGGTCTGGGGGCACGGCAGCTACGTCGCGCCTGACTGGACGGCGGACTGGCTGCATCGCGAACTGATGTTCGTCCTCAACGAATGGGCGCAAACCCAGTGCAGCAAGAGCTACGGCGAACTCAGCGCCGAGCAGCAGGCCGGGCTCCGCGGCCGCCTGGAAGAGATGTACCGGAAGAACACGTTCGATCCGGCGACAGAGACGATCGTCGTTGACCCGATACGGGCACGCGCCATTCAGGCCAACGTAGCCTACTACACCGCCCTCTTCGCCAGTGGGCAGACCGCCTATGCGATCCCGAAGGGCGCTGTCTCCGACCCGGAACGCGCTCGCAAGATGGCAGCCTTCTTCTGGTGGTCGTCCTGGTCGGCGTCGACGAATCGCAAGAACGACAACATCACCTACACGCACAACTGGCCGCACGAGCCGCTGGTGGGCAACCGCCCCACAGGCGAGAGCGTCATGTGGACCGGCGTCAGCATCCTCATGCTGCTGGCCGGCATCTGCGCCATGGTCTGGTGGTACGCCTCGCAAAAGGAAGAGCCGATGGGGGAGACGCCCAGGACGGATCCGCTGGCGGGCTGGCGCTCCACCCTCTCCCAGGTGGCCACGCTCAAGTACTTCTGGGTAGTGGCGGCGCTGATCCTGGTGCAGATGATCATGGGTATGATCACGGCCCACTACGGCGTGGAAGGCGACGGCTTCTACGGCATCCCCTTGTCGAAATGGCTGCCCTATAGCGTGTCGCGGACCTGGCACGTCCAGGTGGGGATCTTCTGGATCGCCACCGCCTGGCTGGCCGCCGGCCTCTACATCGGACCGTTGGTGAGCGGCGTCGAGCCGAAGTACCAGCGCCTGGGTGTCAACGTCCTCTTCGGAGCCTTGCTGGTCATCGTGGCCGGTTCGCTGGCCGGCGAATGGATGAGCGTGCAGAACCGGCTGACCGACGCGCAATCGTTCCTGTGGGGCCACCAGGGCTACGAGTATGTGGACCTCGGGCGAGGCTGGCAGATTCTGCTCTTCGCGGGCCTGCTGATCTGGCTCACCCTGGTGGTACGGAGCGTCTGGCCGGCCCTCAAAGTCGCCGGCGACCAGCGGCATCTGCTGTCGCTGTTCCTGGTCTCGAGCGCAGCCATCGGTCTCTTTTACGGCGCCGGCCTGACCTGGGGCCAGCACACGAATCTGTCCATCGTCGAGTATTGGCGCTGGTGGGTGGTCCACCTGTGGGTGGAAGGTTTCTTCGAAGTCTTCGCCACCACAATCATTGCGTTCTTCTTCACAAGATTGGGGCTGGTCCGCCCGGGCCTGGCCGCCAGGAGCGCACTGCTCTCGGCCACCATCTACCTGGCCGGCGGCATCATCGGCACCTGCCACCACCTCTACTTCTCGGGCACACCAACCGTGGCGATTGCCTGGGGCTCAGTCTTCAGCGCCCTGGAAGTGGTTCCGCTGGTGCTGGTCGCTTACGCGGCCCTGGACGATCTGCGGCGCGGCCGCGCCACGGAATGGGCTCTGCGCTACAAGTGGCCGGTCTACTACTTCGTCGCCGTGGCCTTCTGGAACATGGTCGGCGCGGGCCTGTTCGGCTTCATGATCAATCCGCCCATCGCCCTCTATTACATGCAGGGGCTGAACACCACCCCGCTGCACGGTCATGCGGCGCTGTTCGGAGTCTACGGCATGCTCGGCATCGGCCTGATGCTGGTGTGCCTGCGCGCCATGGGCCAGGAAGGCGAATGGAACGAACGCTGGATGAAGTTCGCGTTCTGGTCGATGAACTGCGGCTTATTCGCCATGTGTGTCGGCAGCCTGCTGCCGGTAGGCCTGATGCAGACCTGGGCCTCAGTGGATCATGGCTACTGGTACGCCAGGAGCCAGGAATTCCTGCAGACGCCGACCATGCAAACCCTGCGCTGGCTGCGGGCGCCGGGCGATACGCTGTTCGCGCTCGGCGCGGCGGCACTGGTCGTTTTTGTCCTGAAGACACGGGCGAAGAGCCCGGCCGCGTAG
- a CDS encoding NADPH-dependent FMN reductase, whose protein sequence is MSNTERPIKIAIVVGSVRPGNFTSKTVAIVADELRKHPKVDVDIIHPVDLNLPLPGLDPNAPGTKELQRRIHDAAAVILATPEYHGSFSSVIKLAIENMGFPSALAGKPVGLLGVAAGAIGAIKSLESLRGIVSHVGALPLPMPISIANVQTLFDADGHVVDPAAEALMRRSATNLLNYVENHVCPRFTLERLLREGMEAAAH, encoded by the coding sequence ATGAGCAATACTGAGCGCCCGATTAAGATTGCCATTGTCGTCGGTAGTGTGCGGCCCGGCAATTTCACTTCGAAGACGGTCGCGATTGTCGCGGATGAGCTGCGGAAGCACCCTAAGGTGGACGTCGATATCATCCACCCGGTGGACCTGAATCTACCCTTACCGGGCTTGGATCCGAACGCGCCAGGAACGAAGGAATTGCAGCGGCGCATCCACGACGCGGCGGCGGTGATCCTGGCGACCCCGGAGTACCACGGGTCGTTTTCCAGCGTGATCAAGCTGGCGATCGAGAACATGGGGTTCCCGTCCGCTCTAGCCGGAAAGCCCGTAGGTTTGCTGGGCGTGGCAGCGGGTGCGATCGGTGCGATCAAGTCTCTCGAGTCGCTGCGAGGGATCGTCTCTCACGTCGGGGCGCTGCCTCTGCCGATGCCCATCTCGATCGCTAACGTTCAAACCCTCTTCGACGCCGACGGCCACGTGGTCGATCCCGCGGCGGAGGCCCTGATGCGCCGGTCCGCGACGAACCTGCTGAACTACGTCGAGAACCACGTCTGCCCGCGGTTCACACTGGAGCGCCTCCTGCGGGAAGGCATGGAGGCTGCCGCTCACTGA
- a CDS encoding PD-(D/E)XK nuclease family protein has translation MRLLLGEPGSGKTTAILREVRRHLRASSAAFRLIVPTATMAEHLRNSLAREGLVVRSSTITTIAGFVESLKPSQSLAPSTALTLFLRQILADGQSRAFAALAGSPGFAAALARALEDLANAGCDSLQWAALRGLGVHSGPFAAGLQQVYEQLEARLAGQSMVFRAQQLASVARDVRERGLGGLQSLYFDGFFSFTRSEIELMRSLKLHADLTVALPEWTGVAASRDALRQMGLREQRLSPVRTTPQTTLVSASSREREVEEIALRMLALHADGRPWREMGVVLRSAHPYLPLFETTFARLGVPARSYFVSPLAGHPVCRFITLLIDALQSGWEWRRTAQALRSAVTLAGQEPSADLLELEVREALPGSGLAELAARVSLPAHWLAAWGGMTSWSSVPAPAAEWAQRIAGLASLVAPPEPGGDPSTLQVWRTRAAALRSMQAALTQLAGLLGPEPMLLEGFWRQAQEVLKETSLRVADPRREAVHLLDVHEARQWELPVVFLCGLLEGDFPRKVAPDPVLSEETRFKLRTNGVPVSNRADKQAEEAFLFQFALTRASQSLVLSWPTKDPDGRPTLRSFALDFINQEPDAARGLRVTPQRVVPLPPRPALQSDPALAFVRAKHRQHRPTAIESYLQCPFQFFAGKTLELQPLPQLPHERLDFVAQGIVIHAVISDWHRGLGSLEGLFERHWAAMLAQRRIPASHRVELARLLIERSLRFYEQNARVLPGWKVETERPLRLQIEGVPVTGRADRVDTSEAGESIVYDFKYSGQSGIKRRLDQLEAGLTVQGGLYLAALKVEGLEPLAFVYVGLRGDTIYEEFTQREQVEALMGQAVQAAGQSILQIAAGRISVQPADEAACRYCNFLDACRVQSALQVETVTS, from the coding sequence ATGCGGCTTCTGCTCGGCGAACCGGGCTCGGGAAAAACAACGGCCATCCTTCGCGAGGTGCGGCGACACCTGCGCGCCTCCAGCGCGGCCTTCCGGCTGATCGTGCCGACGGCCACGATGGCTGAGCATCTGCGGAATTCCCTGGCGCGCGAAGGGTTGGTGGTGCGCAGTTCGACGATCACTACGATCGCCGGATTCGTCGAGAGCCTGAAGCCGTCCCAGAGCCTGGCGCCGTCCACCGCGCTGACGCTGTTCCTGCGGCAGATTCTGGCCGATGGGCAATCGCGCGCGTTCGCCGCGCTGGCCGGAAGTCCGGGGTTTGCCGCTGCCCTGGCCCGTGCGCTGGAGGATCTGGCCAATGCTGGCTGCGATTCCCTGCAGTGGGCTGCGTTGCGCGGGCTGGGGGTGCACTCCGGCCCGTTTGCCGCCGGCTTGCAGCAGGTTTACGAACAGTTGGAAGCGCGGCTGGCCGGGCAGTCGATGGTGTTCCGCGCCCAGCAGTTGGCCTCCGTCGCGCGAGATGTCCGTGAACGGGGCTTGGGCGGCCTGCAGTCACTGTACTTCGACGGGTTCTTTTCATTTACCCGCTCTGAAATCGAGCTGATGCGGTCTTTGAAGCTGCATGCGGATCTGACCGTCGCACTGCCGGAATGGACGGGCGTGGCGGCCTCCCGGGATGCGCTGCGGCAGATGGGTTTGCGCGAGCAGCGGCTCTCGCCGGTCAGGACGACCCCGCAGACCACGCTGGTTTCGGCGTCCAGCCGGGAGCGGGAGGTGGAGGAGATTGCGCTGCGCATGCTGGCGTTGCATGCCGATGGGCGTCCCTGGCGCGAGATGGGTGTGGTGCTGCGGTCCGCCCACCCGTATCTGCCGCTGTTCGAGACGACTTTTGCGCGGTTGGGCGTGCCGGCCCGCTCCTACTTCGTCAGCCCCCTCGCAGGGCATCCGGTGTGCCGGTTCATCACTCTCCTGATTGACGCGCTGCAGAGCGGGTGGGAGTGGCGGCGGACGGCCCAGGCGCTACGCTCGGCTGTGACGCTGGCGGGGCAGGAGCCTTCCGCGGATTTGCTGGAGCTCGAAGTCCGGGAGGCCTTGCCTGGCTCCGGGCTGGCGGAGTTGGCGGCCCGGGTTTCGCTACCCGCGCATTGGCTGGCCGCTTGGGGGGGCATGACCTCCTGGAGCAGCGTGCCCGCCCCCGCGGCTGAGTGGGCCCAGCGTATCGCGGGCCTGGCTTCGCTGGTCGCACCGCCCGAGCCGGGAGGAGATCCGTCGACGCTGCAGGTCTGGCGTACCCGGGCCGCGGCGCTGCGGTCGATGCAGGCCGCCTTGACCCAGTTGGCCGGCTTGCTGGGGCCCGAACCCATGCTGCTGGAAGGATTCTGGCGACAGGCGCAGGAAGTTCTCAAGGAGACGTCCCTGCGTGTGGCCGATCCGCGCCGGGAGGCCGTCCACCTGCTGGATGTGCACGAGGCGCGGCAGTGGGAGTTGCCGGTGGTGTTCCTCTGCGGTTTGCTGGAAGGCGATTTTCCCCGCAAGGTGGCTCCGGATCCGGTGCTCTCGGAAGAGACGCGCTTCAAGCTGCGGACCAATGGGGTCCCTGTGTCGAACCGGGCAGACAAGCAGGCGGAAGAAGCATTTCTGTTCCAGTTCGCGCTCACCCGAGCCTCCCAGTCGCTGGTGCTCTCCTGGCCGACGAAGGATCCCGACGGCCGTCCCACGCTGCGATCGTTCGCCTTGGATTTCATCAATCAGGAGCCGGACGCCGCGCGTGGACTGCGGGTGACACCCCAACGAGTTGTGCCGCTGCCGCCGCGGCCCGCCCTGCAGTCCGACCCGGCCCTGGCTTTTGTGCGGGCGAAGCACAGGCAGCATCGTCCCACGGCGATTGAAAGCTATCTGCAGTGTCCGTTTCAGTTTTTCGCCGGCAAGACGCTGGAGCTTCAGCCCCTGCCTCAATTGCCGCACGAGCGGTTGGACTTCGTCGCGCAGGGGATCGTCATCCATGCTGTGATTTCGGACTGGCACCGCGGCCTGGGTTCCCTGGAAGGGCTGTTTGAGCGGCACTGGGCGGCCATGCTGGCGCAGCGCCGCATCCCCGCGTCGCATCGCGTGGAATTGGCCCGGCTGCTGATCGAGCGCAGCCTGCGATTCTATGAGCAGAACGCGCGGGTCCTGCCCGGCTGGAAGGTGGAGACGGAGCGTCCGCTGCGGCTGCAGATTGAGGGCGTGCCGGTAACGGGCCGTGCAGATCGAGTGGATACCTCCGAGGCCGGCGAGTCGATCGTCTACGACTTTAAGTATTCGGGGCAATCCGGCATCAAGCGGCGCCTGGACCAGTTGGAAGCCGGGTTGACCGTACAGGGCGGGCTCTATCTGGCTGCGTTGAAGGTGGAGGGTCTGGAGCCGCTGGCTTTCGTGTACGTCGGTTTGCGGGGAGATACGATCTACGAGGAGTTCACCCAGCGTGAGCAGGTGGAAGCGTTGATGGGCCAGGCGGTGCAGGCTGCCGGCCAGAGTATCCTGCAGATCGCGGCGGGCCGGATTTCTGTGCAACCGGCCGACGAAGCAGCCTGCCGGTACTGCAACTTCCTGGATGCCTGCCGTGTGCAGTCTGCTCTACAGGTGGAGACCGTAACTAGTTGA
- a CDS encoding class I SAM-dependent methyltransferase has translation MQLTRTGFLMSLAGLNEAAAQPPARPKMHRFERQPLTVANFDAEGYVLDIGGGGEGIIGRMKPSQVVAIDLYKNELMESPAGPLKIVMDATEMKFLDGQFSTATAFFSLMYMQPEVQRKVFVEAARVLKSGGRWLIWDAVIPMLTDPGMEQGTKGPLFYFEFHLPGEVVKTGYGTLWPQVRMDLPYYRSLAEGAGFQIVSAEETAGQFRTFRMELRKT, from the coding sequence ATGCAACTGACACGCACAGGATTCCTGATGAGCCTCGCAGGGTTGAATGAGGCCGCCGCGCAGCCACCGGCACGGCCAAAGATGCACCGGTTCGAACGCCAGCCATTGACGGTTGCGAACTTCGACGCGGAGGGCTACGTGCTCGACATCGGCGGCGGTGGGGAAGGCATCATCGGCCGGATGAAGCCCAGCCAGGTGGTCGCCATCGATCTCTATAAGAATGAGCTGATGGAATCGCCCGCCGGACCGTTGAAGATCGTCATGGACGCGACGGAGATGAAGTTCCTGGACGGACAGTTTTCCACGGCGACTGCATTCTTTTCGCTGATGTACATGCAGCCGGAGGTGCAGCGGAAGGTTTTCGTGGAGGCGGCGCGTGTGCTGAAATCCGGCGGACGGTGGCTCATCTGGGATGCCGTGATCCCGATGCTGACGGATCCTGGGATGGAGCAGGGCACCAAGGGGCCGCTGTTCTACTTCGAGTTCCACTTGCCTGGGGAAGTGGTGAAGACTGGGTACGGCACGCTGTGGCCGCAGGTTCGGATGGATCTGCCCTACTACCGTTCACTGGCTGAAGGGGCGGGGTTCCAAATCGTTTCAGCGGAGGAGACGGCCGGGCAGTTCCGGACGTTCCGCATGGAGCTCAGGAAGACCTGA
- a CDS encoding LptF/LptG family permease, translated as MGILSRTIFREIASSALLGALMFIFVLFLQKAGQLFTILVSSTTSPETVGYLFLLLLPATMPLTIPLGVLVGTLIGLSRMSSDGEITALRAAGVPARRVTLPVTAFALLAMSFTGYCSLQLTPWCQGEMIRVINQMGAAQLTAEIQPRVFDESFPNKILYVGDVLTGQPVHWRNLFMADLTPPSERKNNSGQERGEGPVLTIASEALVVPDTVGNRLQLSLRNGSTYEAAKDPQDYYKVGFPTGEQALEARERGEVKAKNYTATPTLELMGETKKSLEARIEFHQRLALPLACLLLALTGIPLGVSSRKGGKSAAFVITVVFAFFYFTMLVSLISLAREGKMPAEIAVWTPNALFAVTAFVLLMRLERPGDKDIFESIRGYIVDRFQALASLREGSAKGTARTRPRSTTRLFLLPQVIDTYVVSNFLFYFSMLLFCFVMLTEIFNFFELLGDVFKNNIAISELFRYLFFLAPKLLYDAAPVSVLFAVLVTFGVMAKANEIIALKACGVSLYRLAAPVLVACLSLSGVLFAFDHYVVTNANLIQDMLRNHIKGKPVQTYLSPNRKWIFGHASRIYYYKYLNENEHVLGGVSVYELDPVSFRLRRHIYAERALWEPSLNTWIFQNGWVRDVRPREDSYRDFQGSTATFTELDESPSWFLKEVKTYKQMNYRQLSGYIKELQQSGFNTTPLQVQYHKKFSVPLFALVMALLSVPFAFLTGNRGAMTGVGISIGVAIAYFAMSYFFEQLGNVGQLPPEIAAWSPDAGFALAGIYLMTRMKT; from the coding sequence ATGGGCATTCTCTCACGTACGATCTTCCGCGAAATAGCGTCCAGCGCCCTTTTGGGTGCCTTGATGTTTATATTCGTGCTGTTCCTGCAGAAAGCCGGGCAGCTCTTCACGATCCTGGTCTCGTCGACCACGTCGCCGGAGACGGTTGGCTATCTTTTCCTGCTGCTGCTGCCGGCCACCATGCCGTTGACCATCCCGCTGGGCGTGCTGGTGGGCACGCTGATTGGGCTTTCGCGGATGTCGAGCGATGGCGAGATCACGGCGCTGCGCGCGGCGGGTGTCCCGGCCCGGCGGGTGACGCTGCCGGTTACCGCGTTTGCCCTGCTGGCGATGAGCTTCACCGGGTACTGCTCGCTGCAACTGACCCCGTGGTGCCAGGGGGAGATGATCCGGGTGATCAACCAGATGGGCGCGGCCCAGTTGACGGCCGAGATCCAGCCTCGCGTTTTCGATGAGTCGTTCCCGAACAAAATTCTGTATGTCGGCGATGTGCTGACCGGGCAACCGGTGCATTGGCGCAACCTGTTCATGGCGGATCTCACGCCGCCTTCCGAGCGGAAGAACAACAGCGGGCAGGAGCGCGGCGAGGGCCCGGTGCTTACGATCGCGTCCGAGGCGCTGGTGGTGCCGGATACCGTGGGCAACCGGCTGCAGCTTTCGCTGCGGAACGGGTCTACGTATGAAGCTGCCAAGGATCCACAGGATTACTACAAGGTCGGGTTCCCCACGGGCGAACAGGCCTTGGAGGCGCGAGAACGCGGCGAGGTGAAGGCGAAGAACTACACGGCCACGCCCACGCTCGAACTAATGGGCGAGACGAAGAAGTCGCTGGAGGCGCGCATCGAGTTCCACCAGCGGCTGGCTTTGCCCCTGGCCTGCCTGCTACTGGCGCTGACGGGCATCCCGTTGGGCGTGTCGTCGCGCAAAGGCGGCAAGTCGGCGGCCTTCGTGATCACGGTAGTGTTCGCGTTCTTCTACTTCACGATGCTGGTGTCGCTGATTAGCCTGGCGCGTGAAGGGAAGATGCCGGCCGAGATCGCCGTGTGGACTCCGAATGCTCTATTTGCCGTGACGGCGTTCGTACTGCTGATGCGGCTGGAGCGGCCGGGCGACAAGGACATCTTCGAGTCGATCCGAGGTTACATCGTCGATCGTTTCCAGGCACTGGCCTCCCTGCGGGAAGGTTCTGCGAAGGGGACCGCGCGGACGCGCCCGCGCTCGACGACGCGGTTGTTCCTGCTGCCCCAGGTGATCGACACCTACGTCGTCAGCAACTTCCTGTTCTATTTCTCGATGCTGCTGTTCTGCTTCGTGATGCTCACGGAGATCTTCAACTTCTTTGAGCTGCTGGGCGATGTCTTCAAGAACAACATCGCGATTTCCGAGCTGTTCCGCTACCTGTTCTTCCTGGCGCCTAAGTTGCTGTACGACGCGGCTCCGGTGAGCGTGTTGTTCGCCGTGCTGGTGACCTTTGGCGTCATGGCGAAGGCGAACGAGATTATTGCCTTGAAGGCGTGCGGCGTCAGCCTATACCGCCTGGCGGCTCCGGTGCTGGTGGCCTGCCTGTCGCTGTCCGGTGTGCTGTTCGCCTTCGATCATTACGTCGTGACGAACGCGAACCTGATCCAGGACATGCTGCGCAATCACATCAAGGGCAAGCCGGTACAGACGTACCTGAGCCCGAACCGGAAGTGGATCTTTGGGCACGCTTCACGGATCTACTACTACAAGTATTTGAACGAGAACGAGCATGTGCTGGGCGGCGTGAGCGTCTACGAGTTGGACCCGGTTTCTTTCCGCCTGCGGCGCCACATTTACGCGGAGCGGGCGTTGTGGGAGCCTTCGCTGAATACGTGGATCTTCCAGAACGGGTGGGTGCGCGATGTGCGGCCGAGGGAAGACAGCTATCGCGACTTTCAGGGCAGCACGGCAACGTTTACTGAGCTGGACGAGTCGCCGTCGTGGTTCCTGAAAGAAGTCAAGACCTACAAGCAGATGAACTACCGGCAGCTGTCCGGCTATATCAAGGAGCTTCAGCAGTCGGGGTTCAACACGACGCCCTTGCAGGTGCAGTATCACAAGAAGTTCAGCGTACCGCTGTTCGCGCTGGTGATGGCGCTGTTGAGTGTACCGTTCGCGTTCCTGACCGGCAATCGCGGGGCGATGACCGGGGTCGGCATCTCCATTGGTGTTGCCATTGCCTATTTCGCGATGTCGTACTTCTTTGAGCAACTGGGCAATGTTGGGCAGTTGCCGCCGGAGATTGCGGCCTGGTCGCCCGATGCGGGCTTCGCGCTGGCCGGTATCTACCTGATGACCCGCATGAAGACTTAG